A genomic segment from Stenotrophomonas maltophilia encodes:
- a CDS encoding restriction endonuclease, with translation MIPTYDKFIDPVLRFLEGHPGGVAAAAAYDAAASVLGLTEEQKLRVLDSGAQVYKNRAAWAHDRLKRAGLSSSPRRGVWQLTEAGRNYVSDHPLPLDDAEVGRIANGYLSVKLRSSVDAAALDGPASSELAPGSPVLSPDDRLDSALAELKSATAAELLDCLLRVSPGRFEIIVLDILHRLGYGASRSDLLRVGGAGDGGIDGVISLDKLGLDKVYVQAKRWKSTVGRPELQAFYGALAGQKAKRGVFITTSGFTPQAVDFVGSVEGIVIVDGNRLVGLMIDNEVGVSSRILRVPSVDSDYFDEDA, from the coding sequence ATGATTCCAACTTACGACAAATTCATCGATCCCGTGCTGCGCTTTCTCGAGGGACACCCTGGAGGCGTTGCTGCTGCCGCAGCATATGATGCTGCGGCCAGTGTCTTAGGGCTGACCGAGGAGCAGAAGCTCCGGGTGTTGGATAGCGGTGCGCAGGTCTATAAGAATCGAGCGGCTTGGGCACATGATCGGCTGAAGCGCGCTGGCCTTTCGTCCAGCCCGAGACGCGGTGTCTGGCAGTTGACGGAGGCTGGCAGAAATTACGTTAGCGATCATCCGTTACCGCTGGACGATGCGGAGGTTGGGAGAATCGCAAATGGCTACCTCTCGGTTAAGCTTCGATCTTCGGTGGATGCTGCGGCGCTAGATGGCCCTGCATCCAGTGAACTAGCTCCCGGGTCTCCGGTTTTGAGCCCCGATGATCGACTTGATAGTGCACTTGCTGAATTGAAATCGGCCACAGCGGCTGAGCTTCTGGATTGCTTGCTGCGTGTTTCTCCCGGGCGGTTTGAAATCATCGTTCTCGATATCCTGCATCGACTGGGGTACGGCGCGAGCCGCTCTGACCTATTACGCGTCGGCGGCGCTGGAGATGGCGGAATCGATGGCGTGATTTCGCTTGATAAGCTCGGGCTGGACAAGGTCTATGTGCAAGCGAAGCGCTGGAAGAGCACGGTTGGTAGGCCCGAGCTTCAGGCTTTCTATGGGGCGCTCGCTGGACAGAAAGCCAAACGCGGAGTGTTCATAACCACGTCTGGCTTCACGCCCCAGGCTGTCGATTTTGTTGGGTCTGTTGAGGGGATTGTTATCGTCGATGGAAATCGATTGGTCGGTCTCATGATCGACAATGAGGTGGGTGTGAGCTCGCGTATTCTTCGGGTCCCATCCGTGGATAGCGATTATTTCGACGAAGATGCTTGA
- a CDS encoding type 1 glutamine amidotransferase domain-containing protein — protein sequence MNLMTRLAAALALTLAATGAHAANVLVVLSDENHLDLKDGKVLSTGFYLNELMQPVKLLLDAGHEVTFATPQGRAPTVDASSVTPAYFGNDAAQLALHKELLEKLALTSPTASPVVSLARVEQQGYARFDAVYIPGGHAPMQDLLKSPALGRLLADFHQRNKTTALVCHGPIALLSTLPDAGGFVAKLEAGAMPATPKWIYSGYQMTVISNQEEEQAKPLLGGGEMKFYPQTALQRAGATFSSNATPWTGHVVVDRELITGQNPASALEVGQRLVERLK from the coding sequence ATGAACCTGATGACCCGACTGGCCGCAGCGCTGGCCCTGACCTTGGCCGCAACCGGCGCGCATGCCGCCAACGTGCTGGTGGTGCTGTCCGACGAAAACCACCTGGACCTGAAGGACGGCAAGGTGCTGTCCACCGGCTTCTATCTCAACGAGCTGATGCAGCCGGTCAAGCTGCTGCTGGACGCCGGCCACGAGGTGACCTTCGCCACGCCGCAGGGGCGGGCGCCGACGGTGGATGCGTCCTCGGTGACGCCGGCGTACTTCGGCAACGATGCCGCGCAGCTGGCGCTGCACAAGGAGCTGCTGGAGAAACTGGCACTGACCTCACCGACGGCCTCGCCGGTGGTCAGCCTGGCGCGCGTCGAGCAGCAGGGCTACGCGCGTTTCGATGCGGTCTACATTCCCGGTGGCCACGCGCCGATGCAGGACCTGCTGAAGAGCCCGGCGCTGGGCCGGTTGCTGGCCGACTTCCACCAGCGCAACAAGACCACCGCGCTGGTCTGCCACGGGCCGATCGCGCTGCTTTCCACGCTGCCGGATGCGGGTGGTTTCGTGGCAAAGCTGGAAGCGGGTGCGATGCCGGCCACGCCGAAGTGGATCTACAGCGGCTACCAGATGACGGTGATCAGCAACCAGGAAGAGGAGCAGGCCAAGCCATTGCTGGGTGGCGGTGAGATGAAGTTCTACCCGCAGACTGCGTTGCAGCGGGCGGGTGCGACGTTCAGCAGCAATGCCACGCCGTGGACGGGGCATGTGGTGGTGGACCGCGAGCTGATTACCGGGCAGAACCCGGCTTCGGCGCTGGAGGTGGGGCAGCGGTTGGTGGAGCGGTTGAAGTAG
- a CDS encoding LysR family transcriptional regulator — translation MSRKFDYLGDVEVFLAVAEHGSFTAGAVALSTTPSVLSRAVTRLEARLGRQLLQRTTRRVGLTDAGRLYLEQVRTAFGLLDDAERDVLAQDGALAGRVRLSVPTTYGHYRLPPVLARFAQQYPQVQVELNITNRNVDLVAEGFDLAIRLGQLPDSGLVGRKLEDAPLVLVAAPDYLQRRGTPQTLDDLQQHLCLPFVMPRTGRLAPWVFRDDGRDVDWLPRSSIETSDDVLGVVSLAEQGIGICQSYAFIVRERLQRGQLVEVLPQLRGRSRPFSVIYAPHRRQSAAARAMIELLVGNAAEDGVG, via the coding sequence ATGAGCCGCAAGTTCGACTACCTGGGCGATGTGGAGGTGTTCCTGGCGGTGGCCGAGCACGGCTCGTTCACTGCCGGCGCGGTGGCGCTGTCCACCACGCCCTCGGTGCTGAGCCGCGCGGTCACCCGCCTGGAAGCGCGGCTGGGCCGGCAGCTGCTGCAGCGGACCACCCGCCGCGTGGGCCTGACCGACGCCGGGCGGCTCTATCTGGAACAGGTGCGCACCGCCTTCGGCCTGCTGGACGACGCCGAGCGCGACGTACTGGCCCAGGATGGTGCGCTGGCCGGCCGCGTGCGCCTGAGCGTGCCCACCACCTATGGCCACTACCGGCTGCCGCCCGTGCTGGCGCGCTTTGCGCAGCAGTACCCGCAGGTGCAGGTGGAACTGAACATCACCAACCGCAACGTGGACCTGGTGGCCGAAGGCTTCGACCTGGCCATCCGCCTGGGCCAGCTGCCGGACAGCGGGCTGGTGGGGCGGAAGCTGGAGGATGCGCCTTTGGTGCTGGTGGCCGCGCCGGACTACCTGCAGCGCCGCGGCACGCCGCAGACGCTGGACGATCTGCAGCAGCATCTGTGCCTGCCCTTCGTGATGCCGCGCACCGGGCGGCTGGCGCCGTGGGTGTTCCGCGACGACGGGCGCGACGTGGACTGGCTGCCGCGTTCGTCTATCGAGACCTCCGACGATGTGCTCGGCGTGGTGTCGCTGGCCGAACAGGGCATCGGCATCTGCCAGAGCTATGCGTTCATCGTGCGCGAGCGGTTGCAGCGCGGGCAGCTGGTGGAAGTGCTGCCGCAGCTGCGGGGGCGGTCGAGGCCGTTCTCGGTGATCTATGCGCCGCATCGGCGGCAGTCGGCGGCGGCGCGGGCGATGATTGAGTTGCTGGTGGGGAATGCGGCTGAGGATGGCGTTGGTTGA